In Micromonospora purpureochromogenes, a single window of DNA contains:
- a CDS encoding RNA polymerase sigma factor: MTGPTVEQAITRVHHEEWARVVAGLARRLGDLDVAEEATAEAFVAAAERWPREGVPPNPGGWLATTATRKAIDRLRRESQRDAKHQEARIVYDDTPPEPTGPVEDDRLRLVFTCCHPALSLEARVALTLRLLGGLTVPQIARAFLVQETTMARRITRAKAKIKAAHIPYRVPWADDIRERLAGVLAVVYLVFNEGYLASEGDDPLRVDLTDEAIRLGRLLRTLLPDDGEVAGLLALMLLTDARRPARVSRTGELVTLDEQDRGAWDRTLIAEGNALVRERLEAVAAGGDPPGRYQLQAAINAVHTDAPSARDTDWSTILALYGRLVLLDPSPIVRLNRAVAVAEVDGPGVGLAEIDRLAEVLDGYHAFHAARADLLRRLARGGESRAAYDRAIGLAGNPAERAYLTRRRDQLAG; encoded by the coding sequence GTGACTGGTCCCACCGTCGAGCAGGCGATCACCCGTGTCCACCACGAGGAGTGGGCGCGGGTGGTCGCCGGCCTCGCGCGCCGTCTCGGCGACCTCGACGTCGCCGAGGAAGCGACGGCCGAGGCGTTCGTAGCGGCTGCAGAGCGGTGGCCGCGTGAGGGCGTACCGCCCAATCCCGGCGGTTGGCTCGCCACCACCGCGACCCGCAAGGCGATCGATCGGCTCCGTCGCGAGTCGCAGCGCGATGCCAAGCACCAGGAGGCCCGGATCGTGTACGACGACACCCCTCCTGAGCCGACCGGCCCGGTCGAGGACGACCGGCTCAGACTGGTCTTCACCTGCTGCCACCCTGCGCTCTCGTTGGAGGCACGGGTGGCGCTCACCCTGCGCCTGCTCGGCGGTCTCACCGTCCCCCAGATCGCCCGCGCCTTCCTGGTGCAGGAGACCACGATGGCGCGACGGATCACCCGCGCCAAGGCAAAGATCAAGGCGGCACACATTCCCTACCGGGTGCCCTGGGCCGACGACATCCGCGAGCGGCTCGCCGGCGTGCTCGCGGTCGTCTACCTCGTCTTCAACGAGGGCTATCTCGCCAGCGAGGGGGACGACCCGCTGCGCGTCGACCTCACCGACGAGGCGATCCGCCTCGGCCGCCTGCTCCGAACTCTCCTCCCGGACGACGGCGAGGTAGCCGGCCTGCTTGCCCTGATGCTCCTCACTGACGCCCGGCGGCCGGCGCGCGTGTCCCGCACCGGGGAGCTGGTGACCCTCGACGAGCAGGACCGCGGCGCATGGGACCGCACCCTCATCGCCGAGGGCAACGCCCTGGTTCGCGAGCGGCTCGAGGCGGTGGCGGCCGGCGGTGACCCACCCGGGCGCTACCAGCTGCAGGCCGCGATCAACGCGGTTCACACGGATGCCCCATCCGCCCGAGACACCGACTGGTCCACGATCCTCGCCCTCTACGGCCGCCTGGTGCTGCTCGACCCCTCGCCGATCGTGCGGCTCAACCGGGCGGTCGCGGTCGCCGAGGTCGACGGCCCCGGGGTCGGGCTCGCCGAGATCGACCGGCTCGCCGAGGTCCTTGACGGCTACCACGCCTTCCACGCCGCGCGCGCCGACCTGCTGCGGCGACTCGCGCGCGGCGGCGAGTCGCGGGCGGCGTACGACCGGGCCATCGGTCTCGCCGGCAACCCCGCGGAGCGGGCCTACCTCACCCGCCGCCGCGACCAGCTCGCCGGCTGA
- a CDS encoding YciI family protein, which yields MSAVPRYLLSVYGPAERTEFGTYPSQEAMLQALADTGAFNEMLQRNGHLVFADGLEPATTATTVDGQGEKPAFTDGPYLETKEHLGGFWVIEAADLDVALALAGEGSKACRGTVEVRPFRTEESVRALLAP from the coding sequence GTGAGCGCGGTGCCCAGGTACCTGCTGTCCGTCTACGGACCGGCCGAGCGCACCGAGTTCGGCACCTACCCCTCCCAGGAGGCCATGCTGCAGGCCTTGGCCGACACCGGCGCCTTCAACGAGATGCTCCAGAGAAACGGTCACCTCGTCTTCGCCGACGGCCTGGAGCCCGCGACGACCGCCACCACCGTCGACGGGCAGGGCGAGAAGCCGGCCTTCACCGACGGGCCCTACCTGGAAACGAAGGAGCACCTCGGCGGCTTCTGGGTCATCGAGGCGGCCGACCTCGACGTGGCCCTGGCGCTTGCCGGCGAGGGGTCGAAAGCGTGCCGCGGCACGGTCGAGGTGCGTCCCTTCCGAACCGAGGAATCCGTCCGAGCGCTGCTGGCGCCGTGA
- a CDS encoding YciI family protein, translating into MTEYLITFNDEWVPDHTAEEVREKATAARAVIEEMQADGVLIFSNGGLDRSTAVCSVEPVDGKPIFTDGPYVETKEHLGGFAVVDVPDDAAARYWAGRLATVLDWPQEVHRFRGPGQARRNGSGER; encoded by the coding sequence ATGACGGAGTACCTGATCACCTTCAACGATGAGTGGGTGCCCGACCACACGGCGGAGGAGGTGCGCGAGAAGGCCACGGCCGCCCGGGCCGTGATCGAGGAGATGCAGGCCGACGGTGTCCTGATCTTCAGCAACGGCGGGCTGGACCGGTCCACCGCGGTGTGCAGTGTCGAGCCGGTCGACGGCAAGCCCATCTTCACCGACGGCCCGTACGTCGAGACCAAGGAGCACCTCGGCGGCTTCGCCGTCGTGGACGTGCCCGACGACGCGGCGGCGCGATACTGGGCCGGCAGGCTCGCGACCGTGCTCGACTGGCCGCAGGAGGTGCACCGGTTCCGAGGTCCCGGGCAGGCCCGGCGTAACGGCTCCGGGGAGAGGTGA
- a CDS encoding LLM class F420-dependent oxidoreductase gives MKLGYTTGYWSSGPPAGATEAIAEADRLGFDSVWAAEAYGSDCLTPLAWWGASTSRVRLGTNIMQMSARTPTAAAMAALTLDHLSGGRFILGLGASGPQVVEGWYGQPYPRPLARTREYIEIIRAVLARSGPVQYDGEFYQLPHRGGTGLGKPLKSTVHPLRTDIPIFLAAEGPKNVALAAEIADGWLPLFFSPKADGFYRAALAEGFARTGARRSPDGFEIAATVPIVVDDDVERAADRIRPFVALYVGGMGAKSTNFHRDVIARLGYERECDIITEAYLAGNKPAAIAAVPTALVEDIALIGPTAKIKDELQQWRETVITTLLVSGGPRQLRQFAELVD, from the coding sequence ATGAAACTCGGGTACACCACCGGCTACTGGTCCTCCGGCCCACCCGCCGGCGCCACGGAGGCCATAGCGGAGGCCGACCGCCTCGGCTTCGACTCCGTCTGGGCCGCCGAGGCGTACGGGTCGGACTGCCTGACCCCGCTCGCCTGGTGGGGCGCCAGCACCTCCCGCGTGCGGCTGGGCACCAACATCATGCAGATGTCGGCCCGCACGCCGACCGCCGCCGCGATGGCGGCGCTCACCCTCGACCACCTGTCCGGCGGCCGGTTCATACTCGGGCTCGGCGCCTCCGGCCCGCAGGTCGTGGAGGGATGGTACGGCCAGCCCTACCCCCGGCCACTGGCCCGCACCCGGGAGTACATCGAGATCATCCGCGCCGTCCTCGCCCGCAGCGGCCCGGTTCAGTACGACGGTGAGTTCTACCAGCTGCCGCATCGCGGCGGCACCGGCCTGGGCAAGCCGCTGAAGTCCACCGTCCACCCGCTGCGCACCGACATCCCCATCTTCCTCGCCGCCGAAGGGCCGAAGAACGTGGCGCTGGCCGCCGAGATCGCCGACGGCTGGCTGCCGTTGTTCTTCTCCCCCAAGGCGGACGGCTTCTACCGCGCCGCGCTGGCCGAGGGCTTCGCCCGAACGGGCGCCCGCCGCAGCCCGGACGGGTTCGAGATCGCCGCGACCGTGCCGATCGTCGTCGACGATGACGTGGAGCGGGCGGCCGATCGGATCCGGCCGTTCGTCGCGCTGTACGTCGGCGGCATGGGTGCCAAGTCGACCAACTTCCACCGGGATGTCATCGCCCGCCTCGGGTACGAGCGGGAGTGCGACATCATCACCGAGGCGTACCTTGCGGGCAACAAGCCGGCGGCCATCGCCGCCGTGCCCACCGCACTGGTGGAGGACATCGCCCTGATCGGGCCGACCGCGAAGATCAAGGACGAGCTGCAGCAGTGGCGCGAGACCGTGATCACCACTCTGCTCGTTTCCGGCGGCCCACGGCAGCTGCGCCAATTCGCCGAGCTGGTCGACTGA
- a CDS encoding nuclear transport factor 2 family protein: MTTIERFRSAVEARDLGAFDGLFSSDVRLFSPVKFTPFEGAQAVHGLLRVLLRTFEDFRYVGQLAGEAEVGPAGRPVESHILIFRATVRGKQIHGLDLLQLGDDGLIDEFTVMVRPLSAVTTLSEAVVAGLAADGIAP, from the coding sequence GTGACGACCATCGAGCGGTTCCGTTCCGCCGTCGAGGCCCGGGACCTGGGCGCGTTCGACGGGCTGTTCAGCTCGGACGTGCGCTTGTTCAGCCCGGTGAAGTTCACGCCGTTCGAGGGGGCGCAGGCCGTCCACGGGCTCCTCCGCGTGCTCCTGCGCACGTTCGAGGATTTTCGGTACGTCGGGCAGCTGGCCGGCGAGGCCGAGGTCGGCCCGGCGGGCCGGCCGGTCGAGTCGCACATCCTCATCTTCCGCGCGACCGTGCGCGGCAAGCAGATCCACGGCCTCGACCTGCTCCAGCTCGGCGACGACGGTCTGATCGACGAGTTCACGGTCATGGTCCGCCCACTTTCCGCCGTCACCACGTTGAGCGAAGCGGTCGTCGCCGGTCTCGCCGCCGACGGCATCGCCCCGTGA
- a CDS encoding PadR family transcriptional regulator, with amino-acid sequence MALRHAVLAALLDGEYSGYQLAKTFDVSLSNFWYAVPQQLYAELAKLEREGLITGRQVIQHDRPNKRLFTVTDAGLAELAAFAATPSKPSSIREDLLVMVQAVDRLDPAPVIAQLEERAVTAAAKVEIFDRMLQRMRGELDEETFLCAGDRIGPYLTCLRGRRFEQENREWCERVAALLRARAPLPG; translated from the coding sequence ATGGCGTTGCGCCACGCGGTACTGGCGGCACTGCTTGACGGCGAGTACAGCGGGTACCAGCTGGCCAAGACCTTCGATGTGTCGCTGTCGAACTTCTGGTACGCGGTGCCCCAGCAGCTCTACGCCGAGCTGGCCAAGCTGGAGCGCGAGGGGCTGATCACCGGCCGACAGGTCATCCAGCACGACCGGCCCAACAAGCGACTGTTCACGGTCACCGACGCCGGCCTCGCGGAGCTGGCCGCGTTCGCCGCGACGCCGTCGAAGCCGTCGTCCATCCGGGAGGACCTGCTCGTCATGGTCCAGGCCGTCGACCGGCTGGACCCGGCCCCGGTCATCGCCCAGCTCGAGGAGCGCGCGGTCACGGCCGCAGCGAAGGTGGAAATCTTCGACCGGATGCTACAGCGGATGCGTGGCGAGCTGGACGAGGAGACGTTCCTGTGTGCGGGCGACCGGATCGGGCCGTACCTGACGTGTCTGCGCGGCCGCCGGTTCGAGCAGGAGAACCGCGAGTGGTGCGAGCGCGTCGCGGCGCTGCTGCGCGCCCGGGCGCCGCTGCCGGGCTGA
- a CDS encoding HalD/BesD family halogenase — MQIVDTARYPLAEPGSDAWERVVSRTRTELRELGCSVLPEFILPSSREALRREGAGVAPLAYYDVEETNVYNIAFDDDLPAEHPGRIVMQRGNAFVARDRIPTDSVIHRLYIDPSFVRFVAACFELPELHELADPLSGLVLNVVQPGMEHPWHFDTNEFTVSMLTQEPEEGGVFEYCPNIRSAGAENFGAVRSVLTGADRSPVRALTLRPGDLQLFKGRYALHRVSAVRGATARHSAIFAYSERPGVMGSVARTRQLFGRVLPAHRDAERNAVRVDQLLD, encoded by the coding sequence ATGCAAATCGTGGACACCGCGCGCTATCCACTGGCCGAACCGGGCAGCGACGCATGGGAACGCGTCGTTTCCCGAACGCGCACCGAACTGCGCGAACTCGGGTGCAGCGTGCTGCCGGAGTTCATTCTGCCGAGCAGCCGGGAGGCGCTGCGGCGGGAAGGCGCCGGGGTCGCCCCGCTGGCGTACTACGACGTTGAGGAGACCAACGTCTACAACATCGCGTTCGACGACGACCTGCCGGCCGAGCACCCGGGCCGCATCGTCATGCAGCGCGGCAACGCGTTCGTCGCGCGCGACCGGATCCCCACCGACAGTGTCATCCACCGCCTCTACATCGACCCGTCGTTCGTGCGCTTCGTCGCCGCCTGCTTCGAACTCCCGGAGCTGCACGAGCTCGCCGACCCGCTGTCCGGCCTGGTGCTCAACGTCGTGCAGCCCGGCATGGAGCACCCGTGGCACTTCGACACCAACGAGTTCACCGTCAGCATGCTGACCCAGGAGCCGGAGGAGGGCGGCGTCTTCGAGTACTGCCCGAACATCCGTTCGGCGGGCGCGGAGAACTTCGGCGCCGTCCGTTCGGTGCTCACCGGCGCCGACCGCTCGCCGGTGCGGGCCCTGACCCTGCGCCCCGGTGACCTCCAGCTGTTCAAGGGTCGGTACGCGCTGCACCGGGTGAGCGCGGTGCGCGGCGCCACCGCCCGGCACTCAGCGATCTTCGCCTACTCCGAACGCCCCGGCGTGATGGGCAGCGTCGCCCGTACGCGGCAGCTGTTCGGCCGGGTCCTGCCCGCGCACCGCGACGCCGAGCGCAATGCCGTGCGAGTCGACCAGTTGCTGGACTAG